The following are encoded together in the Lagopus muta isolate bLagMut1 chromosome Z, bLagMut1 primary, whole genome shotgun sequence genome:
- the LRRC19 gene encoding leucine-rich repeat-containing protein 19 has product MITVLHNNSFYNLTKLVILDISNNYINTVHQAAFAGLYQLRVLNLSYNRITQLDSDVFSSLKNLRVLNLQNNLLESFHIKPSFKLTTITLDGNPWNCSCSLLDLQMWLTASKVTMENENNTTCTFPNMKQKVSIKTATIKLVDCEAEKLSEETTMPSTYAIKHRSTVFLTALTSNITGNNGTHAELPVLGKSWTFLVGVLGFVLSTTLLIFTAIKCPTWYQYLMSYRHRRLEENDPEMFEQEFSADMSSFPAVSDIDNEDPIVIFDKTNTFEPEEDGFIEDKYIDTYVTEQC; this is encoded by the exons ATGATTACTGTACTGCATAATAACAGCTTCTACAATTTGACAAAACTTGTAATTCTGGATATCAGCAACAATTATATTAATACAGTTCATCAAGCAGCATTTGCAGGATTATATCAACTGAGAGTGCTGAATCTTTCCTATAACAGGATTACTCAATTAGattcagatgtattttcttctctaaaaaaTCTAAGAGTTTTGAATCTGCAGAATAACCTTTTGGAATCTTTTCATATAAAACCATCTTTTAAATTGACTACAATTACCTTAGATGGAAACCCATGgaactgctcctgcagcctccttGATTTACAAATGTGGCTAACTGCTTCTAAAGTCACAATGG aaaatgaaaacaacactACGTGTACATTCCCAAACATGAAGCAAAAAGTCTCTATCAAGACTGCAACTATTAAACTAGTTGACTGCGAAGCTGAAAAACTTTCTGAAGAAACCACTATGCCTTCCACCTATGCCATTAAGCATCGAAGCACAGTCTTTCTAACAGCTCTGACTTCAAACATCACTGGAAACAATGGAACACATGCAG AACTTCCAGTTCTCGGCAAAAGCTGGACCTTCCTCGTGGGAGTGCTAGGGTTTGTCCTAAGCACTACACTCCTGATTTTCACTGCCATAAAATGCCCAACATGGTATCAGTATTTGATGAGCTACAGACACCGTCGTCTGGAAGAAAACGACCCTGAGATGTTTGAACAGGAGTTCTCAGCAGACATGAGTTCCTTTCCTGCAGTATCAGACATAGACAATGAGGATCCCATAGTAATATTTGACAAAACTAACACATTTGAACCTGAGGAAGATGGATTTATTGAGGACAAATACATAGATACTTATGTAACTGAGCAGTGCTAA